A portion of the Osmia lignaria lignaria isolate PbOS001 chromosome 15, iyOsmLign1, whole genome shotgun sequence genome contains these proteins:
- the LOC117600408 gene encoding uncharacterized protein LOC117600408 has protein sequence MSDFDNERERCDKCGVVLTRNHICVKWARGQNEKKPRRSRSKRPSPRKGEQPENKSSKFKSIETQTDAVANSCVSVATQTDSTDVESEDETIKEFTKTMYEQMASQRRTLLDLEQLCTKLKKPGLISVNTFDFNSDH, from the coding sequence ATGTCAGACTTTGATAACGAGAGAGAACGTTGTGACAAGTGTGGAGTTGTATTAACCCGGAACCATATCTGCGTAAAGTGGGCAAGGGGTCAAAATGAGAAGAAGCCTCGTCGTAGCCGTAGTAAACGTCCTTCTCCGCGTAAAGGAGAACAACCGGAAAATAAATCATCTAAGTTTAAGTCCATTGAAACACAAACAGATGCAGTTGCAAATTCATGTGTGTCTGTTGCAACGCAGACGGATAGTACTGATGTTGAAAGTGAAGATGAAACAATCAAAGAATTTACTAAAACGATGTATGAACAAATGGCGTCTCAAAGAAGGACATTATTAGATTTAGAGCAactttgtacaaaattaaaaaagccCGGCCTAATATCCGTCAATACTTTTGATTTTAATTCTGATCACTAA